In one Streptomyces sp. T12 genomic region, the following are encoded:
- a CDS encoding PucR family transcriptional regulator, translating to MPPTLASLVHHSALKLTVRAGEDRLDVPVRWAHVSELADPVPYMEGGELLLITALKLDAENPEAMRRYVRRLVGAGVVGLGFAVGVNYEEIPTALVEAAKEEGLPLLEVPRRTPFLAISKAVSAAIAADQYRAVTAGFAAQRELTKQALTDGPEGLLAALASQVDGWAALYDASGAVVATAPEWAGRRAARLTADVERLRERPAPASSVVGGPEHEDRVELHTLGTGRRPRAALAVGTAAALGTAERYAVYSAIALLTLTTERSRSLHAAEQRVGAAVLRMLLAGEPDHARAVAGDLYGELLDAPFRVIVAEAAPVSAARVVDSGARVALTKASAAVLAAASDTNGDPLGALTEIVESAAARAGEAVLVVPEGEGEAARLVVLAADGGAAVAACAKYAAALEAARAGDVPEQPGGAGEDELVVGLSAPAGPIAAAAAYKQAEQALSVARRRGRVCVEHEQLAAGSVLPLLADDAVKAFADGLLRALHEHDATGRGDLVASLRAWLSRHGQWDAAAADLGVHRHTLRYRMRRVEEILGRSLDDADVRMELWLALKATSAE from the coding sequence ATGCCCCCCACGCTCGCCTCGCTCGTCCACCACTCCGCGCTCAAGCTGACCGTGCGGGCGGGCGAGGACCGCCTGGACGTGCCGGTGCGCTGGGCGCACGTCAGTGAGCTCGCCGACCCGGTCCCCTACATGGAGGGCGGGGAGCTGCTGCTGATCACCGCGCTCAAGCTGGACGCGGAGAACCCCGAGGCGATGCGGCGCTATGTGCGGCGGCTGGTCGGTGCGGGTGTGGTCGGGCTCGGGTTCGCGGTCGGCGTCAACTACGAAGAAATCCCCACGGCGCTGGTCGAAGCGGCGAAGGAGGAGGGCCTGCCGCTGCTGGAGGTGCCGCGCCGCACTCCCTTCCTCGCCATCAGCAAGGCCGTGTCGGCGGCGATCGCGGCGGACCAGTACCGGGCGGTGACGGCGGGGTTCGCGGCGCAGCGGGAGCTGACGAAGCAGGCGTTGACCGACGGGCCGGAAGGGCTGCTGGCCGCGCTGGCGTCCCAGGTGGACGGCTGGGCGGCGCTGTACGACGCGTCCGGTGCCGTGGTCGCGACGGCGCCCGAGTGGGCGGGGCGGCGGGCGGCGCGGCTCACGGCGGACGTGGAGCGGCTGCGGGAGCGGCCCGCGCCGGCGTCGTCCGTGGTCGGCGGGCCGGAACACGAGGACCGGGTCGAGCTGCACACCCTGGGCACGGGGCGGCGGCCGCGGGCGGCGCTGGCCGTGGGGACGGCGGCGGCGCTGGGCACGGCCGAGCGGTACGCCGTGTACTCGGCGATCGCGCTGCTGACGCTGACCACCGAGCGGTCGCGGTCGCTGCACGCGGCCGAGCAGCGGGTGGGCGCGGCGGTGCTGCGCATGCTGCTCGCCGGGGAGCCGGACCATGCGCGGGCCGTGGCGGGAGATCTGTACGGCGAGCTGCTGGACGCGCCCTTCCGGGTGATCGTCGCCGAGGCGGCGCCGGTGTCGGCGGCGCGGGTGGTGGACTCCGGGGCGCGGGTGGCGCTCACCAAGGCGTCCGCCGCGGTGCTGGCCGCCGCGTCCGACACGAACGGCGATCCGCTGGGCGCCCTCACCGAGATCGTGGAGTCCGCGGCGGCTCGGGCCGGGGAGGCGGTGCTCGTCGTGCCGGAGGGGGAGGGCGAAGCGGCGCGGCTCGTGGTGCTCGCCGCGGACGGGGGTGCGGCGGTGGCGGCGTGCGCGAAGTACGCGGCGGCGCTGGAGGCGGCGCGCGCGGGTGACGTACCCGAGCAGCCGGGGGGAGCCGGCGAGGACGAGCTGGTCGTGGGGCTCTCGGCACCGGCCGGGCCCATCGCCGCGGCGGCGGCGTACAAGCAGGCCGAGCAGGCCCTGTCGGTGGCTCGGCGGCGCGGGCGGGTGTGCGTGGAGCACGAGCAGCTGGCGGCGGGGTCGGTGTTGCCGTTGCTCGCGGACGATGCGGTGAAGGCGTTCGCGGACGGGTTGCTGCGGGCGCTGCACGAGCACGACGCGACGGGGCGGGGGGATCTGGTGGCCTCGCTGCGGGCGTGGCTGTCGCGGCACGGGCAGTGGGACGCGGCGGCCGCTGATCTGGGGGTGCACCGGCACACGTTGCGGTATCGGATGCGGCGGGTGGAGGAGATTCTGGGGCGGTCGCTGGATGACGCGGATGTGCGGATGGAGCTTTGGCTCGCCTTGAAGGCGACGTCGGCGGAGTAG
- a CDS encoding aldehyde dehydrogenase family protein, with protein sequence MTSTHAFWLAGRQVSGEDSFDVTSPWDGRVVGKVSVPTDAQIEEAVAAAYAVREDFAATPAHVRAAALDHVSRRLVERTEEIARLISAENGKPMKWARGEVGRAVSVFRFAAEEARRFNGGEAQRLDTDLGGQGRLALTRRFPKGVVLGIAPFNFPLNLCAHKIAPAIAAGAPIILKPAPATPLSGLVIGELLAETELPAGSWSILPVPNDRMPALVQDPRLPVISFTGSEKVGYAIMDSVPRKHCTLELGGNGAAVVLGDYASDADLDWAATRIATFSNYQGGQSCISVQRVIADASVYDRLVPRVVAAVEAQVTGDPSDDATDVGPLVSEDAAKRVETWVDEAVAAGATLLAGGKRDGASYAPTVLTDVPADVTLACEEVFGPVLTVQKVEGEAAAFAAANDSKYGLQAGVFTHDLQAAFRAHRALEVGGVVIGDVPSYRADQMPYGGAKQSGVGREGVKFAMDDYTYERVMVLTGLAL encoded by the coding sequence ATGACTTCCACCCACGCTTTCTGGCTCGCCGGTCGCCAGGTCAGTGGCGAGGACAGCTTCGATGTCACCTCCCCGTGGGACGGGCGGGTCGTCGGCAAGGTGAGTGTGCCGACGGACGCGCAGATCGAGGAGGCCGTGGCCGCCGCGTACGCCGTCCGCGAGGACTTCGCCGCGACGCCGGCCCACGTGCGTGCCGCCGCCCTCGACCACGTCAGCAGGCGGCTCGTCGAGCGGACCGAGGAGATCGCCCGGCTGATCTCCGCCGAGAACGGCAAGCCCATGAAGTGGGCCCGGGGCGAGGTCGGCCGTGCCGTGTCCGTGTTCCGGTTCGCCGCCGAAGAGGCCCGGCGGTTCAACGGTGGCGAAGCCCAGCGGCTCGACACCGACCTCGGCGGTCAGGGGCGCCTCGCCCTCACCCGACGCTTCCCCAAGGGCGTCGTCCTCGGGATCGCGCCGTTCAACTTCCCGCTGAACCTGTGCGCCCACAAGATCGCCCCGGCCATCGCCGCCGGCGCGCCGATCATCCTGAAGCCCGCACCGGCCACCCCGCTCTCCGGGCTCGTCATCGGTGAGCTCCTCGCCGAGACCGAGCTTCCGGCCGGTTCCTGGAGCATCCTCCCGGTTCCGAACGACCGTATGCCCGCGCTGGTCCAGGACCCGCGCCTGCCCGTGATCTCCTTCACCGGCTCCGAGAAGGTCGGCTACGCGATCATGGACTCGGTGCCGCGCAAGCACTGCACCCTGGAGCTGGGCGGCAACGGCGCGGCCGTCGTGCTCGGCGACTACGCCTCCGACGCGGACCTCGACTGGGCCGCGACCCGCATCGCCACCTTCTCCAACTACCAGGGCGGCCAGTCCTGCATCTCCGTGCAGCGGGTGATCGCGGACGCGTCCGTGTACGACCGGCTCGTGCCGCGCGTCGTCGCCGCCGTCGAGGCCCAGGTCACCGGTGACCCGAGCGACGACGCGACCGACGTCGGACCGCTCGTCAGCGAGGACGCCGCCAAGCGCGTCGAGACCTGGGTGGACGAAGCCGTCGCCGCGGGGGCGACCCTGCTCGCCGGCGGCAAGCGCGACGGCGCCTCCTACGCGCCGACCGTCCTCACCGACGTACCGGCCGACGTCACCCTCGCGTGCGAGGAGGTCTTCGGGCCCGTCCTCACCGTGCAGAAGGTCGAGGGGGAGGCCGCCGCCTTCGCCGCCGCCAACGACTCCAAGTACGGCCTCCAGGCGGGTGTGTTCACGCATGACCTGCAGGCCGCGTTCCGGGCCCACCGGGCCCTTGAGGTCGGCGGCGTCGTCATCGGTGACGTGCCCTCCTACCGCGCCGACCAGATGCCGTACGGCGGCGCCAAGCAGTCCGGTGTGGGCCGTGAGGGAGTGAAGTTCGCGATGGACGACTACACCTACGAGCGGGTGATGGTCCTCACCGGCCTCGCTCTGTGA
- a CDS encoding glycoside hydrolase family 3 C-terminal domain-containing protein → MTAQTPPTPPFRDQRLPFAKRIDDLLSRLTLDEKIGFLHQFAPAVERLGVDGFRTGQEALHGVAWMGPATVFPQAVGLAATWNTDLVRRVGEAVSKEVRAMRARDDRVGLNVWSPTVNLLRHPLWGRNEEGYSEDPKLTSAIATAYTRGLRGEHPTYWRTAPVLKHWLAHNNETDRSVTSSSVRPRVLHEYDLRAFRETVEAGATAGVMPAYNLVNGRPNHVSPYLREHLRAWTDEDLLVCSDAGAPSNLVDSEHYFDTHEAATAAAILAGVDSFTDHGTDSSKITARVRGALEQGLLTESDIDTAVRRQLSVRFRLGEFDPQYDPHALTTDFDTPAHRALAQEAAEQSVVLLKNSGGLLPLAPGTRLAVVGLLADECKLDWYSGTLIHRSTPLEGLYERFGAERVEFAEGVDRIRLKTSAGTFLHVPEADADDEVRGAEGALDPALLAGRTDLPPLTTDPAGTEFALVDWGEGVLTLRAPDGRYLSVAEDGCVRASADQPGGWVVQETFRLEPHANGHLLRHLGTGRHVSVAADGVRVAEANPEIFELIVVESAEDAVTRVTSQADVVLVVAGNDPHINGRETEDRTTLALPAHQERLLRAARAANPKTVLALVSAYPYAVDPAALPAILWTSHGGQAAGTALARVLAGDVSPAGRLPQTWYADDADLPDLLDYDVIGGRQTYLYFEGTPLFPFGHGLSYAAFSYADLETRVTDDALHFSFTVTNTGDVPADEVAQLYTRAVEPTVPRPRRELVAHSRVRLEPGEQSTLTFEVPLPSFGFWDVARGAWRREPGPYEILAGASSEDIRLRTTLLLDGEAAAPRPVLRRGLDAADFDEHSGVAIVDRTKASGDAVTPAQGRSAELVYRDCDFEGGVTAVTATVSGDGVVEVSLDGGAVLAVLTSQAPDASPYDYSTQRAEIIAEGVRDVHLRLRGPVRLAHVGFSG, encoded by the coding sequence GTGACCGCACAAACGCCGCCTACGCCGCCTTTCCGCGATCAGCGACTGCCGTTCGCGAAGCGCATCGACGACCTTCTGTCGCGGCTCACGCTCGACGAGAAGATCGGCTTCCTGCACCAGTTCGCGCCCGCCGTGGAGCGGCTGGGCGTCGACGGGTTCCGCACCGGTCAGGAGGCCCTGCACGGTGTGGCCTGGATGGGCCCGGCCACCGTCTTCCCGCAGGCGGTGGGCCTGGCCGCGACCTGGAACACCGACCTCGTACGACGCGTCGGCGAGGCGGTGTCCAAGGAGGTCCGGGCGATGCGCGCCCGCGACGACCGCGTGGGCCTGAACGTCTGGTCCCCCACCGTCAACCTCCTGCGCCACCCGCTGTGGGGCCGCAACGAGGAGGGCTACTCGGAGGACCCCAAGCTCACCTCGGCCATCGCCACCGCCTACACCCGTGGCCTGCGCGGCGAGCACCCGACGTACTGGCGCACCGCGCCCGTCCTCAAGCACTGGCTGGCTCACAACAACGAGACGGACCGCAGCGTCACGTCCTCCTCGGTCCGCCCGCGCGTCCTGCACGAGTACGACCTGCGCGCCTTCCGCGAGACGGTCGAGGCGGGCGCGACGGCCGGCGTGATGCCGGCGTACAACCTGGTCAACGGCCGCCCCAACCACGTCTCGCCGTATCTGCGCGAGCACCTGCGCGCCTGGACCGACGAGGACCTGCTGGTCTGCTCGGACGCGGGTGCGCCGTCCAACCTGGTCGATTCCGAGCACTACTTCGACACCCACGAGGCGGCCACGGCGGCCGCGATCCTCGCCGGCGTCGACAGCTTCACCGACCACGGCACCGACAGCTCGAAGATCACCGCACGGGTCCGCGGCGCCCTGGAACAGGGCCTGCTGACCGAGTCGGACATCGACACGGCGGTCCGCCGCCAGCTCTCGGTCCGCTTCCGCCTCGGCGAGTTCGACCCGCAGTACGACCCGCACGCGCTCACCACGGACTTCGACACCCCGGCCCACCGCGCCCTCGCCCAGGAGGCCGCCGAGCAGTCGGTCGTCCTGCTCAAGAACAGCGGTGGCCTGCTGCCGCTCGCGCCCGGCACCCGGCTCGCGGTGGTCGGTCTGCTCGCCGACGAGTGCAAGCTCGACTGGTACAGCGGCACGCTCATCCACCGCTCGACCCCGCTGGAGGGCCTGTACGAGCGGTTCGGCGCGGAGCGGGTGGAGTTCGCGGAGGGCGTCGACCGCATCCGCCTGAAGACCTCGGCCGGAACCTTCCTGCACGTCCCCGAGGCGGACGCCGACGACGAGGTGCGCGGCGCCGAGGGCGCCCTCGACCCGGCGCTGCTCGCCGGCCGGACGGACCTGCCCCCACTGACCACCGACCCGGCCGGCACCGAGTTCGCGCTGGTCGACTGGGGCGAGGGCGTGCTGACTCTGCGCGCCCCCGACGGCCGCTACCTCTCCGTCGCCGAGGACGGCTGTGTCCGCGCCTCCGCCGACCAGCCCGGAGGCTGGGTCGTCCAGGAGACATTCCGCCTGGAACCCCATGCGAACGGGCACCTCCTCCGGCACCTCGGTACGGGTCGCCACGTCTCAGTCGCCGCCGACGGCGTCAGGGTTGCCGAAGCGAATCCGGAAATCTTCGAGCTCATCGTCGTCGAAAGCGCCGAAGACGCAGTGACCAGGGTCACCTCACAGGCGGACGTGGTCCTGGTGGTCGCGGGCAACGACCCGCACATCAACGGCCGCGAGACCGAGGACCGCACGACGCTCGCCCTCCCCGCCCATCAGGAGCGCCTGCTGCGCGCCGCCCGCGCGGCCAACCCGAAAACGGTGCTGGCCCTGGTGTCGGCGTACCCCTACGCCGTCGACCCGGCCGCCCTCCCGGCGATCCTCTGGACCTCCCACGGCGGCCAGGCGGCCGGCACCGCCCTCGCCCGCGTCCTGGCCGGCGACGTCTCCCCCGCCGGCCGCCTCCCGCAGACCTGGTACGCCGACGACGCCGACCTGCCCGACCTCCTCGACTACGACGTGATCGGCGGCCGCCAGACGTACCTGTACTTCGAGGGAACCCCGCTGTTCCCGTTCGGCCACGGCCTGTCCTACGCGGCCTTCTCCTACGCCGACCTGGAGACCCGCGTGACGGACGACGCGCTGCACTTCTCCTTCACGGTCACCAACACCGGTGACGTGCCGGCCGACGAGGTCGCCCAGCTCTACACGCGCGCGGTGGAGCCGACGGTGCCGCGCCCGCGGCGGGAACTGGTGGCGCACAGCCGGGTGCGGCTGGAACCCGGCGAGCAGTCGACCCTGACCTTCGAGGTCCCCTTGCCGTCCTTCGGCTTCTGGGATGTGGCGCGGGGCGCCTGGCGCCGCGAGCCGGGCCCGTACGAGATCCTGGCCGGCGCCTCCAGCGAGGACATCCGTCTGCGGACGACCCTGCTCCTGGACGGCGAGGCGGCCGCACCGCGCCCTGTCCTGCGACGCGGCCTGGACGCGGCCGACTTCGACGAGCACAGCGGCGTGGCGATCGTCGACCGCACGAAGGCGTCGGGCGACGCGGTGACGCCGGCGCAGGGCAGGTCGGCCGAACTGGTCTACCGGGACTGCGACTTCGAAGGCGGCGTCACGGCGGTGACGGCGACCGTGTCCGGCGACGGCGTGGTCGAGGTGTCGCTGGACGGGGGCGCGGTGCTCGCCGTACTGACGTCGCAGGCGCCGGATGCGAGTCCGTACGACTACTCGACGCAGCGCGCCGAGATCATCGCCGAGGGCGTCCGGGACGTCCACCTCAGGCTGCGCGGCCCGGTGCGGCTCGCGCACGTCGGCTTCTCCGGTTGA